One part of the Tenacibaculum sp. 190130A14a genome encodes these proteins:
- a CDS encoding heavy metal-binding domain-containing protein: protein MIITTTNTIENKPAQQYLGIVTGETIIGANFIKDFFAGIRDIVGGRSASYEKVLRQAKESALKEMQDRAEQLGADAIVGVDLDYETVGPNGGMLMVTASGTAIKF, encoded by the coding sequence ATGATAATAACAACCACAAACACCATTGAAAACAAACCTGCACAACAATATCTAGGAATTGTTACAGGTGAAACAATTATTGGAGCCAATTTTATTAAAGATTTTTTCGCAGGTATTAGAGACATTGTAGGAGGTAGATCTGCATCCTATGAAAAAGTACTAAGACAAGCTAAAGAAAGTGCCTTAAAAGAAATGCAAGACAGAGCAGAACAACTTGGAGCTGATGCAATTGTTGGGGTTGATTTGGATTATGAAACTGTTGGACCAAATGGTGGAATGCTTATGGTTACGGCATCAGGTACGGCCATTAAATTTTAA
- a CDS encoding LytTR family DNA-binding domain-containing protein, translating into MINNILKWLNKPYYSPIYSTYNLIVSVVFGLIVSLFLIVFQPFRIHLLGENLVLFCFGFGCISTISIILILYFLPKLCKAFFNPETRTVFKQFILLNVTVITIGTISYPYNIYIRQSIGQEQIAGYLQILSYSYAIGFFPILFWLYFDEIELRKKRKKTTKYINEHNHFSTNIIHEESLFSFTSLQSNNQITLDINKLIYISSEGNYASYFIDEPTGVKEILFRTTLSKIEQDLKAYKNIIRCHKSYIINTRYISEYSGNARGYLIKTTKTDFNIPISRRFSKNDLKDFLSY; encoded by the coding sequence GTGATAAATAACATACTAAAATGGTTGAATAAACCCTATTACTCACCAATTTATAGCACTTATAACTTAATTGTAAGTGTTGTATTTGGTTTAATAGTATCCTTATTTCTCATTGTATTTCAACCTTTTAGAATACACCTTCTAGGAGAAAATTTAGTTCTCTTTTGTTTTGGATTTGGTTGCATTTCTACAATATCTATTATTTTAATATTGTATTTCCTACCAAAACTATGTAAAGCTTTTTTTAATCCCGAAACTAGAACGGTTTTTAAACAATTTATTCTATTAAATGTTACGGTAATAACCATTGGTACTATTTCATATCCATACAACATTTATATTCGACAAAGTATTGGACAAGAGCAAATAGCTGGATACCTTCAAATACTGTCTTACTCATATGCTATTGGATTTTTCCCTATTTTATTTTGGCTCTATTTTGATGAAATAGAACTACGTAAAAAAAGAAAAAAAACTACAAAATATATTAATGAGCACAATCATTTTAGTACTAACATAATACATGAAGAATCCCTATTTTCTTTTACTTCATTACAATCTAATAATCAAATAACACTAGATATTAATAAACTTATATATATAAGTTCTGAAGGAAACTATGCTAGTTATTTTATTGATGAACCAACTGGTGTGAAAGAAATTTTATTTAGAACTACTCTATCTAAAATAGAACAAGATTTGAAAGCTTATAAAAATATCATACGTTGTCACAAATCATACATCATAAACACAAGGTATATTAGTGAATATTCTGGCAATGCAAGAGGCTATTTAATAAAAACAACCAAAACAGATTTTAATATTCCTATATCTCGAAGGTTTTCTAAAAACGATTTAAAAGATTTCTTAAGTTACTAA